ATTCAGAAATGTCACCTTTACTAACTTTACCTAAGCAGAAATTAGGAACCattttacttttgaaatttgaaGATGACAAATGATGCAAAATTTTGTTTCGTAACATTTAGATAAAAATGAAAGGACTAACTATCTTATCTaacatattttatgttattttatcaGACATGTCATAACATTATATGTGCTGgactttatgtaatttttataacaattttatctCACTTCTTATGTACAAGGTTATCTTCCTGACCTAATTTTAACAAGAACATaccttattaatttattacttataccTCGTGTTATGTTACCAACATAAGAATGCCGTATTGTCAAATTGGCCATTTGAAATAGGCCGCAGTTTCATAGCCAAAAAAATAGCAttatttttttgcgtttttgATCACTTGATCTTTGACGTCTTGCAGTAAAAAAGGCACTACCAACTCCTAATTGACAACCTTATAAAATATGCCAATTTAATGATCACCAACTCTTAATAGCCCACCTTGCAAAATATGCCAATTTAATTATCACCAACTCCTAATAgcccatagtcaaaataccacgcacaggacttatcacgctaacatacacaagtaatatttacctcaacgtttcggcaacattacagtggccatggtcacgagtaaaATATGCCAATTTAATTATCACCAACTCCTAATAGTCAGCCTTATAAAATATGCCAATTTAGTGATAATTAGTGAAAACATAAACATTGTCTAGTTTTAGAGCTGCTTAGTTATTAAGAGAGGAAGTGATAAAGGACACAGTTTTATTAATGCTACCCCACTAgtactacgcaattttccgggttaaaactatcctatgtacttGCCAGGATCGTACAGTATCTTCATACCTCATCTTTTTTTATACAAGAGGATGCAAACGAGCATGCGTGTCACCTGATGGGGAGTATCTAAATCGCTTTTGCGGTTTAAaatactttcgcttttataataattgttagGATAAGGATTTCCATCCCAACCCTTAAAAAGCACAGACTATATGTTTCAGGCCCTTCCCTCAAGGTCGTCGCAACAGCATCAGCAGGCTACAACCACTGCAATGTAGATGAGCTAAAGGCCCGTGGCATCAAACTGTCCAATACGCCAAACGTACTAAGTTCTGCGGTCGCTGAAGTTGCCATCGCTTTAATGCTGGGCGCTGGTAGACGATTCACTGAAAACTTGGAACAAGTTCATAGGTGAGTCAATCCTGAGTAcctattcaccatcatcatatcactatcatatcagctgtaggagtgagagagacggtacggtacgaactttgaatttcgtagtagccccccaggaccaggccgtattgtctaacgcaagTCTCGCGAAcgcattcattatttctttctgCCCTCAACCCACACCGACCGTGTGATAGAAAATGAaacgaatagtttttttttagatacctaCGTACTTAACTACTATAAAATTAGTCGCGCATTGTCCCAACAACGCGTTTACGGGTTCGCGACAGTGGCGTAACTATACCATCTGGGGCCCGTGGCAAATTCTTTTGATGCGGCCCTATCAGTAAAAATCGTCACGTTGTACTCAGGTActtacaatgttaaaaaaatatttctgagctAGCGGCCTCTTGGGTCGGGGCCCGTGGCATTTTGCCGGCCCTGCCACCCTATAGTTACGCCACTGGCCCGCgaacctggccctatactacgaagtgcaaaattctaacttcgtatcttgccgtcccgctgacgctaatattatttaatacgagaatgagaggaacggtacgatatgaacttcgattttcgaatttcgtattagccccccTGGGTTTGGCCAGCCTTGAATTAAACTAACAATTTGACTATACCCGAGCTAGTTTAACGTATTAGTCACCCTATAACAgaaatagtaggtaggtacgcgcTTTAAACAATTGTGTTTATCATCAAGGTTTTCCCACAATACGCCATCTATGAGTCAtgtcttcaggaaaacgaaatACATAATAGGAATAATACATAAAGAATACACTTATagacatattatttatttatagtactAGCTTTACCAGAAAGCCTTCATTTAGTTGTTATcggtttttttgttgttaataTCTTAATCAgggcctgttttttttttttacttttatggcCCTAGCTCTAGCTGAACCttttgggacattttttttgttcaattccACCAGCCACTGTCACCACTCCATTTTATACACTATAAGAGTAATAGGTATGCTTCGTTTATACATACACTCTTACACAATACATTTGTGTTTGCAATTTTAATACtgaatataggtacttacaatacgaaaaataaatatttttaaatgcttttAAATATCTTCTATAGATCTGTAAGGCCATAGGTGCcttagttatttttaacttaacTTAATCAAATCTTAATTTTAGTCAGTGCTACTGTGAGGCTTTAAGCTCATTCTTTTTcgtttccttttttattttgttcaaacCCGTCTTGGTCGTCCTTTTCTTTTTGATCCTCGCCCATAGCTTCCCAATATGATGGTGGCGCGTCGCTGCTATATCCAGACGCTGAACCATTACCCTCCTCAAAATTAGCTGACAGTCTATCAATCACTTGAAAGGGAATTTCCAAAGGCAAATTGATGTGAGGAATTGGTAGAACTACTGTAGTTAACACAGAATAATCTCTTCCAAATATCTTTGAATGATCATAGGAAACGCATAAACTAGGAATAGTAATTTCAGCTGCAAATTTTGCTGTCTCCCCTGCCTTTATTGCCCCGTAAGTGAATTCCGTGTTTTCGACTTCAGATTTTACATTAACTTTACGCCCTCCACTTGCAGTGTATGTGTCAACTTCTAGCAATTTAACTTCAACGCGTTTTATGTCCACGTTTGTGTTGTTTTCAACCTCGTAATTAACTTTAACACCTTCTCCTGGCTTAAGAACTGAGTTGACTATAGTAGCCTTTAGGTGCACGATGCTTTTTTCGCCAGAAAACAGTGAACTCAGCTGTAATAAACTTTTCTGCTCGCCATATATCAACGGTTCGGTTGCCATTCTTGGAATCTGACTAGAAGCGACTTGTATCTCCTTCTTGAAGTGTCTGTTCATGTTCAATAGGCCTGGTCTCTCGAATTTTATGCGCACATAGTACTTTATATAGCAACGACAGTAATAACCGCCTGTATTTTTAGTATAGTCTAGAGACCCTGGGACGTCATGAGGAAGCAATAAACTGAAAGGAGTCTCATATTCTCCAGCGACCAAAGGCTTACCCGATTCATTTTTGTATATAACATTATCAATATCAACATATGTCTCTTTGTTGCCGTATGTATGCATGCGATCATTCCTTTTCTTATGTTTATCCTCAAAATAAAGTCTGCCCTGACCTTTCAACGACACAACAATCGTAGAAAACTCGTATTCTTCATCTAAGTAGTACTTTATTGCTCCAGACACTGTGCTTCCTGATTTATATTCATATTTGTTGTCATCCGATGGGCACAAACTAATCTCGCATTTGATGCCCATAGTTAATTCGTTATGGTACGCCGTAGATACACGATTTTTGCAACACGTCGTAAAATACTTGTTACTTTGTTAGTTTGCAATGATAAACAATGTTATGACCTGTTGTAACACCACCTCGGCCTTAGTCAGGCGCACGCCACGCACTGGCTGACTAAACGAACTGAACGAACTAAGACTCAGTGTCTCATATCCACTACCTACGGCAGACTCGACAAACAACGTAGACAACAAgcgcataataaaaaaaatgagaatcaCAGAGAAAACAACACTACGTTCCGTTTCACGCTCACAGTAGTAGACCGACTCAAACAAAATTATTGCGCTGTGATACAAGTTTAGACAAGACCAAATAGAATATTGgctttattcaataataaaataggacATGGTAAAGAAACATAGTTGTTGATAGAATGACATAGCGACAGACAATGTCAGACACCATGGACAATAAGATATTTACAAGTCTTCTTATAAAGACGCAAGGAGGCTATTATCACATTCGCCCCCTCTACGAAGAGACGTAGTCATGCATGAAGGCTGGAGGTCTGCGATCTCTGCCTGAACGCCGAAGTTGGCTGATTCCTGCATTCGGATCGATGTTGGCAGGCGGGTCTTGAATGGCAGAGATTTCTTCGGATTGGTTATCGTCAAGTTCGTCATCTGAAAGGTCATCGTCAACAGCTCGTGGTGCTGGAGCTAACGATCTATTGGAGACTGTTGTCTCTCGCCCATCAGGCAGTCTTATAAAGGAGTATTCTGGATTACTCTGCAACAATTGGACTTCCTGTACAGCGGGGTCATACTTGGAGCTTCTTACGTGCCTTTTCATAAATACCGGTCCAGGCGAATGTAGCCAAGTCGGCAAGGATTGTCCGTTTTGAGAACGGCGTGGGTGATTGAACATGCGCTCATGCGGCGTTGTGTTAGTGCTCGTACACAGGAGAGATCTTATAGAGTGCAGCGCCGGTAGCAGTGCCTTTTCCCAGTTTACTATATCGTCATTGTTTGATTTGAGGTTTAGTTGGATCGTTCGCCACAGTGTGCCGTTGAGACGTTCAACCTGCCCATTTCCCTGGGGATTGTAAGGCGTAGTGCGGCTGCATGATATCCCGACGGAAGACAAGAATTGTCTAAGTTCGTCTGATAAGAAAGATGTACCCCTGTCGGAGTGGATGTACGCTGGAGTACCAAAAGTGGAGAACAAGTCTTCGAGACAATTGATTACCGTTCTTGAAGATACATCCTTACACGCATAAGCGAAGGGAAAACGACTAAACTCATCAATTATTGTCAGTATGTATCGGTTCTGGGTGCTAGATGGTATTGGTCCCTTAAAATCAATGTTTAATCTTTCAAAAGCGGCTGTCGCTTTGATAAGATGTCCTTGATGTTTCATGTAACGTGGTTTTATTTCCGCACAAGTTGGGCATGCGGCCGTCATTCGTTTTACATCCTCTACGGAGTACGGTAGGTTCTTTGATCTGACCCAATGAACCATGCGCGTGACCCCTGGATGGCAGAGATTTCGGTGTAGTTCCACTAGTTTAGAGTTAGAAGCGGCAGTATTTATTTGCATGCATACTCGTGAAAGTGCGTCCGCGGCGAAGTTATGTTTCCCAGGTCGGTAGACTATATCATATTTGAAACACGAGAGCTCCAACCGCCACCTTTCGATCTTTTCGTTCTTTATTTTGTTAGAGTGTGTTTGATTGAACATGTATGCGACAGATTGCTGATCTGTAATGAGTAAGAAATGTCTTGCTATCAGGAAATGTCTCCATTTTCGCAAAGCTTCGACTATGGCGCAGGCCTCTTTCTCAATCGAAGGTTGCCTTTTCTCGGAGTCGTTGAGAGAACGAGAGAAGAATGCGACAGGACGACCCTTTTGTGATAGGGTCGCTGCGATGGCAAAATCGGAAGCGTCTGTCTCAACTGAAAATATTTCACTGTCGTCGATTCCTGCTAATGCCGATTTCGATATATCAGTTTTAAGGTTTTGAAAGGCAGTGATAGCTTCTTGAGATAATGGAAAAGTGACTTCGATTAAAGGTCTGATTTTCGTAGAAAAGTTGTTGACCCACTTTGAATAGTGGGCGAAGAGACCGAGCGCTCTCTTCAGTGTAGCAGTATCAGTGGGGATTGGAAGATTCGTTAGCGGTTCCAATCGAGACTTGTCCGGCTTTATAACGTTGTGGGCGATAGTATATCCAAGCAAGTTGATTGACTCTGATTCAAATGTGCATTTGTTCATGTTTAAggttagtttgtatttttcagCGGCCTTCATGAACATTTCAAGATTTTTGTCATGGTCGGATTTGTCCTTACCGCAGACAGTTACGTCGTCAAGGTAAGCGAAGGTACCTTTAAGTTTTTCAGTGTCAATTATGTATTGTAAGGTTCTTTGAAAGGCCGCCACTCCATTCGTTACGCCAAACGGTATTCTTGTAAACTGGTAGAGATTACCACAAGCTTCGAATGCAgtgtaaactttttctttcggTAAGATTGGGACTTGGTGGTAAGCACTTTTGAGATCGATTTGACTGTAAACGTTGTATTTTGCCACTTTTGTTATGATAGAATCAATGCTCGGGAGAGGGTAAGCGTCTAGTCTGTAAATCTGTTGATTGTTTGCGAGTAGTCGATAACGAGGCGCTTACGGTGATGGCCTCCGCCAGCAACGAGTACTTGTGCCCTCCATGGCGAGATACTGGGTTCGATTACTTTATCCCTAAGTAGGTTGTTTATTTCGTTTGATATGAAGTCTTGGTCTTCTTGAGAATGCCGTCTTGAGCGTATAGCAATAGGCTTTATGTCTGGCGAGAGGTTGGTGAAAACTGATGCTGGCGGGACTGACGCTTCTAAAACGTTGCAGACTTTGAGAGGTTGTTTGTCTCCTCCAAATTGAAGTACGAGTGACGAGTGCTTCCCGAGAACATCGTGCCCGATGATGATATCTGCGCATAGATCGTTGATGATGAGCAGTGGTTGGTGTTGGTACTTGTGTTCACCAATTTGAATTGTTGCATAGCATAGACCTTCGACATGAGAGACATTATTGAGTGATGCTAGAGTAATTGCTTGCTTGCAGGGCTTTTGTTTGAGGTTGATTATTCGAGCTAGGTTTTTGTCTATAAAGCTAATTGAGCTACCGGTGTCGAGAAGTGCATCAGCACGATATTCGTTGACTGTAATAGGTATAGTTGCTTTTCTTAGGCTTGCAGGAGCAGCGGCGGAGATGTTAGATAAGTTAGGGTAAGTAGATTGAGGTTGAGATTGTTCGTCATCTGTGGCAATAGCATTAGCAGTCGTAGGTTGGGCCCAGAACTACGGCATACGCTTGCGAAATGCCCCTTCTTGGAACAAAGCTGACATTCGGCGTTATACGCGGGACATCTGTTTCGCTGATGAAGATTACTGCCACCACAGAAGAAACATCGTCGTCTGGTTTGGTTAGGGTAAGAATCAGGTCGAGATCTGTTTGGAGCGTTTGTAGCTGCTAAATTGGTCATCAGCGAGTGTTCTGGAGCTTCAGAGGCAGCATTAGCATGAGCAGATGTAGAAGGTGACACTGTAAGTAGTTGCGAAGTGCTTTCGGCGGATTCTAGAGACAAAGCCAGGTTCAAGGTTTTCTCCAGAGTGTCAGTGGAGTTTTCTAGAAGTCTTTGTTTGATTTTCTGCGATGATACCCCGGCAATGAAAGCTAAACGTACGACATCGTTTTGGTAATCAGCTGCAGTGACATCTGTGAATTTGCAGTCACGAGCGAGTACGTTCAGGGCTCTCGAATACTCAGCTACTGACTCGCCCGGCTGTTGTTTCCTTGAAATTAGAATATGTCGTGCTAGGGTGGTGTTTTGTCGCTTTTCATAGGCATCATTGAGCGTTTTGATGGCTTCGTCGTAGGAGGTCTTTGCttgaataatattgtaaattggcGGAGAGATA
Above is a window of Choristoneura fumiferana chromosome 2, NRCan_CFum_1, whole genome shotgun sequence DNA encoding:
- the LOC141445458 gene encoding uncharacterized protein produces the protein MGIKCEISLCPSDDNKYEYKSGSTVSGAIKYYLDEEYEFSTIVVSLKGQGRLYFEDKHKKRNDRMHTYGNKETYVDIDNVIYKNESGKPLVAGEYETPFSLLLPHDVPGSLDYTKNTGGYYCRCYIKYYVRIKFERPGLLNMNRHFKKEIQVASSQIPRMATEPLIYGEQKSLLQLSSLFSGEKSIVHLKATIVNSVLKPGEGVKVNYEVENNTNVDIKRVEVKLLEVDTYTASGGRKVNVKSEVENTEFTYGAIKAGETAKFAAEITIPSLCVSYDHSKIFGRDYSVLTTVVLPIPHINLPLEIPFQVIDRLSANFEEGNGSASGYSSDAPPSYWEAMGEDQKEKDDQDGFEQNKKGNEKE
- the LOC141445461 gene encoding uncharacterized protein; amino-acid sequence: MPEGKENSSMSRYLRPERFDVEPSMIGSDLKWAHWKYSFENFIAREAASADKILKYQLLVNHISPPIYNIIQAKTSYDEAIKTLNDAYEKRQNTTLARHILISRKQQPGESVAEYSRALNVLARDCKFTDVTAADYQNDVVRLAFIAGVSSQKIKQRLLENSTDTLEKTLNLALSLESAESTSQLLTVSPSTSAHANAASEAPEHSLMTNLAATNAPNRSRPDSYPNQTRRRCFFCGGSNLHQRNRCPAYNAECQLCSKKGHFASVCRSSGPNLRLLMLLPQMTNNLNLNLLTLTYLTSPPLLLQA